From a single Shewanella denitrificans OS217 genomic region:
- a CDS encoding Y-family DNA polymerase yields MFALVDANSFYCSAEQVFRPDWRGKPIIVLSNNDGCIVAANRQAKALGIPKFSPYFKVKNLCIKQGVIACSSNYELYADLSSKMMSIIGRFAPEQHVYSIDESFLSFAHCYPAIKCLQTQGQLIRRAVWKEVRLPVCVGIAATLTLAKIANHAAKKIEGYQGVCVINTDHERVAILKQLSTEDVWGIGRRISKKLELMNIKTAFDLANMPAGLARKQFSIEIERTVRELNGQACKVWDEARADKKQIFSTRSVGERITDYNSLLQALSKHVGIAAAKARSQGSSCKTMMLFASNSPFDEQSRSFKAIVHFASPTNCSAEITKAMTQAATQLFREGVRYYKIGVGLIDLASDKHRQLDLFSSSRANPSLMLVLDNLNQRYGRDTLFLVAQGIEQKWSMRRELLTPQYTTDWVSLPRIKC; encoded by the coding sequence ATGTTTGCCCTTGTTGATGCTAACTCATTCTACTGCAGCGCGGAGCAAGTGTTCCGCCCTGACTGGCGTGGTAAGCCCATTATCGTGTTAAGTAATAATGATGGCTGTATTGTGGCTGCTAATCGTCAGGCCAAGGCACTTGGTATCCCTAAATTTTCACCTTACTTTAAAGTTAAAAACCTCTGCATTAAGCAAGGCGTGATCGCTTGCTCTAGTAACTATGAGCTCTATGCCGACTTATCGAGCAAGATGATGAGTATTATTGGCCGCTTTGCTCCTGAACAACATGTGTATTCCATAGATGAAAGCTTCTTATCTTTTGCCCATTGCTATCCCGCTATTAAATGCCTGCAGACACAAGGCCAGTTAATTCGCCGCGCGGTCTGGAAAGAGGTACGCCTTCCAGTCTGTGTTGGTATAGCAGCGACGCTCACACTGGCTAAAATTGCTAACCACGCGGCAAAGAAGATTGAGGGTTATCAAGGTGTATGTGTAATCAATACCGACCATGAGCGAGTAGCTATTCTAAAACAACTTTCGACAGAGGACGTGTGGGGGATTGGTCGCAGAATAAGCAAAAAGCTTGAGTTAATGAACATCAAAACTGCGTTCGACCTTGCTAATATGCCGGCAGGCTTAGCCAGAAAACAATTCAGCATAGAGATAGAGCGTACCGTTCGTGAGTTAAATGGCCAGGCATGTAAGGTTTGGGATGAAGCAAGAGCTGATAAGAAGCAGATATTCAGCACTCGAAGCGTTGGCGAACGGATCACCGATTATAACTCACTGCTTCAAGCTTTAAGTAAGCATGTGGGTATCGCAGCCGCCAAGGCTCGTTCTCAAGGTTCAAGTTGTAAGACTATGATGTTATTTGCTAGTAACTCGCCCTTTGATGAGCAGTCTAGAAGCTTCAAAGCCATAGTTCATTTTGCAAGCCCAACCAACTGCAGCGCTGAAATAACTAAAGCCATGACACAGGCCGCCACACAGCTGTTCCGTGAAGGCGTTCGTTACTACAAAATTGGGGTTGGGTTAATCGACTTAGCAAGTGATAAACACAGGCAACTTGATTTATTCAGTTCATCCAGAGCCAACCCCTCATTGATGTTGGTTTTAGATAATCTGAATCAACGCTATGGCCGTGATACCTTATTTCTTGTGGCTCAAGGCATAGAACAAAAGTGGAGCATGCGCCGTGAACTACTCACCCCCCAATACACCACAGACTGGGTAAGCTTACCTCGGATAAAGTGCTAG
- a CDS encoding LexA family protein, with protein MRVIPISARAGITGFESPAAEYHQLGLSLDDLLVTHPSATFIGLAQGDSMQDVGIFDGDVLIVDRHETARNGDVIVANFNGEFVCKIIDTKSRLLLSSNEQYQAVAIHDYDTFSIEGVVTRSIRCHRQSPLLAEL; from the coding sequence ATGCGTGTTATCCCTATTTCAGCTCGAGCTGGTATTACTGGTTTTGAAAGCCCAGCAGCTGAGTACCATCAACTCGGCCTAAGTCTAGATGATCTTCTGGTAACTCACCCTAGTGCTACCTTTATCGGGCTAGCCCAAGGTGACTCTATGCAAGATGTAGGAATCTTTGATGGTGATGTGTTGATTGTTGACCGCCATGAAACGGCTCGTAATGGTGATGTTATCGTTGCCAATTTTAATGGCGAGTTTGTCTGTAAGATCATCGATACTAAGTCAAGGTTGCTACTGTCCTCTAATGAGCAATATCAAGCCGTTGCTATTCATGACTATGATACCTTTTCGATTGAAGGTGTGGTAACTCGCTCCATTCGTTGCCATCGCCAGAGCCCACTTTTGGCAGAACTGTAA